The Chitinophaga sp. H8 region ATACCCGTAATAATAGTAGTATTTCAGCAGCAGCATGGCTGCCATAAGCGCAATGGCATTCGTTACAAGGATCCATGGCATAAATGATTGCTGTGAAAAAATTTCAGGGTAGGGGAGCATACCCTGCAATAAACCAGCAGCCACCATAAGGGCTAAAAGAAAGCGCAAAAGGAGATAAAGACTTTTATGCATATTTATACTTTGAAGTCTGGATTATTGGACTTTGTACCGGTGGGTGTCTGTGCTGCTTCATTTGTTTTTGACAATGAAATCAATCCACCCATTGCCCCTAAATTCATAGAGTCTAGTGCTGAGCTGGGTACTATTACCATGGATCCTTTTTCTTTCAAACCTTCAAACAGCATGTTCATCCCCCTCAGGTGCAGTGCCACCGGATTATTAATATACTGCTCGCTGGCTTTTGCAAATTTTTCTGCAATCTCTGTTTCAGCGGTTCCCAGAATAACCCTTGCCCGGCGCTCTCTTTCTGCTTGTGCTTCCTTACTCATTGCATCAGCTAATATTTGAGGAATAACGATATCCTTTATGCCTACACTCTGGCAGGTAATACCCCATGGATCGGTATGTTCATCCAGGATTTTCTGCAATACTTCCGCTACCTTATCTCTTTCCTGCAACAAATCAGCCAGTTCATGTTTGCCTATCATATCTCTTAATCCTGTCTGGGCGATATAGGCAATAGCTGTTTCATAGTCCTGTACTTCCAATGCTGCCTTTTCTACATCCCAGACTGTCCAATACACTACGGCATCAACATTTACAGGTACGGTGTCTTTTGTCAGCGTTTGTTCCGCTTTAAATTCAGTTACCCTTACCCGCTGATCGATGTAGTTATCTATTTTATCAATAATAGGGATAATGAAAAAGATGCCGGGCCCCTTTAAGCCTATGTATTTACCCATCCTTAGAATAACCGCTTTCTCCCATTGGTCGGCGATATTAATGGAATTGGCTACCAATATGGCAATGATCAGGGAAAGAACCAGGAAAAATACGTTGATATACCCTAAATAGAAGCATCCGATAGCAACTCCAACCAACACTAAAAAGACCATTGTTGCAATTGGGTTAAACCCTAGCTTTACATTCTTTTTTGAACTCATGGGATTATTGTTTTTTTAGTTGTTTGATGATGTCGTCTATCGAAAATCCATAGCTAAATGCAATAGTGGTGAACTCATCACAGATCTCCTTTAATTTCCCCTTTTTCTCCTGAGCTGATATCTGGACTTTTGTTTCACTGATGAAGGTGCCGGTGCCTTGCTGGGTTTCCAGGATATGTTGAATTTCCAACTCCTTATATGCTTTAGCCACCGTATTCAGGTTTACTTTCAAATCCACTGCCAGCGCCCGTACAGTAGGCAACTGTTCCCCGGTTTTCAGGTTGCCCGCCGCAATGCCAAACTTGATCTGGTCGATGATTTGCCGGTAAAACGGGGTGCCTGTTTTGGGATCTAGTTTAAAGTCAATCATATAGGTGTCTTATTGTACTATAGATATAGTACAAGTATACAACAAATTTTCAATTCCTCAGTAAAAAGAAATTATAAAAAAAGGGCCTCACGAATGAGGCCCCATGGTTGGTGTTATGCGGGGAATAATGATTAATAATCAAGCTTTGTGATAGAGGTTACATCACTGATACCCTGGAAATATAATCCCTGTTTTCCTGTAGCGGTCGCTACATCAATCACGTACAGGTATAATTTGCCACTATCTTCTTTCATGACATAATAAGCAGTCTTTTTATCTGCTTCTACATACACCTTCATGTTATAACTCATCTGTGCATGCTCCGGCACACCGCTTACATTGGTAACTGTTTTCTTCAGTACATCTACGATAGCCAGTTTTACGCGTCCACCGCTTACGCCGCCGGTTTCAGTGGTAGCGTATAAAGTCATCAGGAATTTGCCATCTCCAATGTATTCTCCACGCGCCAGTTTGGTACCGGTTGCTGCTTCAATATCAAAGAAATAACTCTGGTCAAACACTTCTGTATCCTTTTTGATCCGGATAATGGCAGAGGGTTTGGTGGATTTTAATGGACCTGATGGGCCGGCGGTAGACCATGCATATACATCGCCATCTTCAATCTGCTGTACTCCCTGCATGCCAAACCAGTTACCGATAAAACCAGTACGGCCATCCCGGATCACTTTCTGAAAGGCCAGCTCCGGATAAGAGAATACTGCTATCCAGGTACTGTCTACGTATTTGGTATTTTCTCCGCTCACGCCTGGGGTGCAATAATAGGGGATGTACACTTTATTGCCTACCTGCGATAACCCTGTCCATACAGCCATCTCATCGGTACCCGTAATTTTAGCCAGATCTACTGTATTACGGCCTGCCACTTTATTCCCTACCGCATCGAAACGATATAAGGTAGCTACTGCACTTTCTTTGGAGCGGTTTACGGATCCACCTACATAGGCATCTTTATTTACCGCACCGTAAATACCTGTAAACTCCGTATTTATCGAAGCAGCAGCCTGCACCAGTTTGCCGGTTGCATCTAGTTTATAAGGAGTGGTAGGGCCTTGCGCAGCATATACAATACCGAACAACCTGTTGTTCTGACGGATAAATGAATAGGCTTCTGTTTCCACACCTATACCGGTAGTGGAAAGTGTACCTTTAGTGGGATCATCAATAGGTACAATATAACGGCCGGCTTCTCCTCCGGAGCCATCTGTATACACCACAAAAACAAATTTTGATTTGCCATTGCCATTTCCGGGACCATTATCTACCGGATCCTTGTCTTTACTGCAACTGATACTGAAAAGAGAAACAGCAGTCATACAAAGCCCTGCCAATAGCTGACTACCTTGCCTTTTACTAAACATTGTATTAGAATTTTTATGATGAAAAATGATGAAATTTATTTTTAGTTTATTTTGTTCTTTACGAAGAAATACCGCAATTTGATATTGAATGCACGTCCCGGTTTCTGCAAACTGAAATTGTCATACAGCGCTTTGTCGAACAGATTAGATATGCCGGCCCCTACATTATACCTTCCGTTTTTTATTGAATACACAGCATTTATATCGTGACAAAACTGACGGGGTACGAAATATTTGGTATCTGCCGAACCCTGGCTGGGCCAGCGTAGATAAGATTTTTCTGCAAACAACATATTGTAACCTATAGTCAGGCGGGTGTCTTTCCAGCCCACATTCCGCACAGTAAAGGAAGCATTCGCATTCCCAAATAAATAGGGCATATTGGGGATACGGTCTCTATACACCGGGCTTTGTATGGTAGTGCCTGGTTCTATACGGGTATTATTCCGTAGGTTCTGATAGGTAATATTGACACCGGCAGTGAAAAAATCGCGGAAAGTATAGCGTACATCAGCATCTATCCCCCTGTTGGTAACATCACGGGTATTTACCGGTACCATGAGTGTACGGCCGGTAAAACTTACACCTTGCAGCTGATTCCGGATATAATCCTTCGCGTTCCGGAATATGAAATTGCCATCCAGTACAAAATGATGATCCTGTTTCAGTGTAAAGCTATAGTTCAGTCCAACGTTGATATTATCACTACTCTCCGGCCGCAGATCGGGATTCCCGGTAAGGTTAATTACATCTCCAAACAACTCATCATTATTGGGCAGGCGGTAGGCTTTTTCATAAGAAACTTTGGCCTGTAATGCAGGTAAAATAAAGTAGGTAGAAGCAAGGCCATATCCCCATTGGTCAACACTACCATTTTTGTGATAATATTCGCCTTCTGCGAGTATACTTGTTTTGCTGGACTGGTGATAATTTTTCACAAAAACACTGGTACTCCATCTTTCATTATAGTCATACTTATATCCCAGCCCCACAATATTTTTGAGCGTTTTCTTCGGTTGTTTATCTGCTTCATTGTCCGGATCAAACTTATTAACGCCGGTCCGGTTAAAGCTGGTGATTACATTACTTAATACAAAGGAATGGTGATCATTCAACTGGTAAGACAAGTTGAAATTACCGATGCCGTTGTTGTTCTTATAGCGGTAGTCCATCCTGCTGGATTCCCCACCGGGTGTTTCAGGGTTGTTAGGATCTTTGTATTGCCATTGCCCCAGCCAGTTGTACATGCGGAAGAGGGTATCCACAGACCTTTCTTCGCCGGGGTTATACATTCCGGAAATACGAAGGTTCAATCCTTTTACAAACAGATTGGTCTTGGTGTATTTCAGGGTAGGCTGGATAATATTGCCACTGCGGGTCCGGCCACCGTATACATCATACATACGATTACCAGTTTGAATATCTGCCTGGTTTTTTCCCAGCATAATTCCGATCAGCAACTGGTCGGCATACTTTTTCCCTACTACTCCCACATTGGTGACCAGCGCTTCATTATGGTAGGTATCATGGAAACGACGTACGCGCATAGGTGTATAGACTCCTGTTTCGAGGTCGGCTACATCTACATCTACTTTATAGTTGTTATCCGAGTAATTCTGGTAGGCATTTACCTGGAGGGTAAGCCCGGCTTTGGATATGATGCCTGCATTGATAGCCGTCTTGTGTGTATTGAAAGAACCATAAGAGTAAGAGACATCCAGATAGGTACGGGGAGCTGTATTTGTAACAATATTTACTGCCCCTCCCAGGGCATCCCCACCGAGCCAAACGGGTACGACCCCTTTGTATACTTCAATCCTCTCTGCAAAATTGATAGGGATGTTATTAAGCTGAAAGGAAGTGCCAAAATTGTCCATGGGCATGCCATCTACAAAGAACTTTACCTGCTGTCCTGTAAAACCATTTAGTGAGAAGTTAATATCCGCACCTACGCCGCCGGATTCTCTTACCCGTACACCGGATACACGGTTGAGCACCTGTCCCACGTCCATGGTAGTATTATATAGTTTCTTTGCATCAACTGCTACTACATTGTAAGACTGCTGGCGTACTGCTTCTGCCGCTGTTTTGCCCCATACGGTTACCGCTGACAGTCCCTGGTTGTCTTTCTTTAATTTTATGATTAACGGTCTGGCGTTATCAGCAGGTAGTTGTACTTGTTTTATTATTTTTTTGAAACCCATGGCACGGATTTCCAATGTATATTTTCCTGCGGCAAGACCGGGAAATCTGAAACTGCCATTTTCTGAGGTATTGGTTCCCTTGCCTGTTTGTACTAATAATATTACACCTTGAATTGCGTCGTTATGATCATCTTGTAAAACGCCTTCCAGTTGATAGGTTACAGGAGATTGAGACTTAGCCAGGCCAAAGAAAAGGCATAGCATTATCGTCAACAAAATTTGCTTATTTTGCATTGCTTTTAATGTTTACCACGTTTTAAGCCCCTCTCATAAGGAGGGTAGCCACACAGGTGAGAACTGTGTGGCTTTTTTTATTATACGAATGATGAAGGTATATCCTGTTTCATTGATCAAAAAGGGAAAAATTACTCCCATTCATTTGTCGTTGCGTCTACTTTTTTAAGGTAAACACAATGTCCTGGTTGTTACTTACACTATGTGCAACCACTGCTGCAGCCTTATTTGTATTTAAAATAAGACCACAAAGATCGTGTTGTGCAGGAGAAATTGTTTTCGAATATGGGAAAATTTTTGAAATAGGCTGCTGCCATATCATTGTGTACTTTTACAGTAAAGTATTGGCGAATGAAAATGTATCAGCAGGCATTACGCCTCAAGCAAAGGAGCCGGGGATTCCATCTGATTACGACCGAAATAACCCGGGCATTACCAGAGCTCAGTGAGCTGAAAACAGGTATGTGCCAGGTATTTATCCGGCATACTTCTGCTGCACTCACCATCAATGAAAATGCAGATCCAACGGTGAGAATGGATTTTGAAACTTACTTTAACAAGATCGTACCCGAAAATGATCCGGATTACGAGCATAATGATGAAGGGCCGGACGATATGCCTGCACATCTTAAATCTTCCCTGTTGGGTAGTGCAGTGTTGATTCCGGTGCATAACGGGAAACTTGCATTAGGTACCTGGCAGGGTATTTATTTGTGCGAGCACCGGGATGCAGGTGGCGAAAGGGAAGTGGTGATTACTGCCTGGGGGATATAGGCACTGCTAAAAAGGGTAACCAATTCCGAAATTCAGGACCAGGTTTTCTTTTCTCCACTCAGGGCTAAAGAGCGCAATCTGATCAAAGACCCAACGTTGCCCTTCCGGCAACCAGGGCTTGCGGAAAGGCATGGCCAGATCAGCGCGTATGATCAGGAACGGAAAGTTTAGCCGTAGACCCAGCCCTCCGCCAACGCCCAGTTCCTTATAAAAAGTACTGGAAAAGGTTTTGTTGGAAAAAGAAGTACGGGTAGAATCAATCACTTGTTCTGCAAGGTCATAGAAGAAACTAACTTTTTTTACCCATACATTGCCTGCGTCTATAAACAGTGCTCCCTGCAGATTACCCAAAACGGGAAATCTTAGTTCGGTACTCAGTTCCACTTTAATATCTCCGCTTTGGGGCGTATTCCGGAAGAAATTCTGCATCTCCGTATCTAATGTGTCGGGTATATGAAATGCGCCCGGCCCAATGGTTTGCGGACGGAAAGCTCTTAACCCGTTACTTCCGCCGGCAAAATATTGTTTTACTAATGGGAGAAAACCACTGTTGCCATAAGGAAGACCAATACCGAGGAATAATCTGTTGGCCCATTGCACATGGGAAGAAACCTTGTGATAATAACGAAAGTCCAGATCCGCCTTTGTATATTGGGCAAATGGTACTTTCAATATCAATTTGCGGAGGGAGTCCCCATCCATGCCAGCCCTTTTAATTAACCCCAGGAGGTTGCCAGCCAATTCCAGGTTGCCGCTGAAAGCAAAATAATTACGCTGTGTAATTTCGGAATGATTGGTATAGGTATAATTGAACTGGGAGCCAATGATCAATTCATTGCTAAGGTAGGTGTTTAAGATGTTTTTGTAGCTTGCATTGGCAGGGTCGAGAAGATCTGCTTCTTTGATATTGTAATGCTGCAGGTAGTTGATGCTAAGAGGTGTAAGTGTTAAGTCTGTATTCACATTAGTCTTCCAGGCATAACTGTAATTAAGTTTATAGGCATGGATATTATATAAGGAAGAACGTATCAGCATGTCATAGCCTGTACTGAAAATGGTCCTCATATTGTAGGCTTTGGAGAAATTACCCTGGAAAAAAGGGATCAGGAATTTAGGGAATGAGATACCCGTTTCAATACCGCCCTTGTAATTATAACTTTTGGCCTCTCTGCCAAGGAATTGCAGATCTGCACCGCCATTCAGGCGAACATATAAAAGTTCTCCTCTTTTAAAGGTATTGCGGTTGCTCCAGCTTAAAGCCAATTGAACACCATAGGAATTGTTGGATTTTGTATTGCCGCCTGTTTCAAACTGTATTGCCTTCCGGGACAAGGGAGTCAGGTAATAACTGATGTTCAGCAAGGGGGTATCCGGTTTGTTAACTGCCTCAGGTGCGGAAGTTACAAACCTGAATACACCTGCTCCGTACAGGCGGTTGAAAGTACGTTCCATTTCCTGTATGTTATATAATGTTCCTGGCTGATAAGTGATCAGGTCATCGAACATATCCAGTTTAAATGTGTGCTTGTTATCAAATATCTGTAATCCGCCCGGAGATAGCTGGGCAGCGGTAGTATCATTTTTCTCCAGATTATTCAGCGTATAATTGGGATAGATACGGATGTCGCGGATGTAATATTGTTGGCGGGCTTTTTCCTGCAGTGGCTGTGCCAGGTCTACCACCAGGTTTACGCCATGTTTGGTGGAGAAGGTATCTGCAATAGAAGTAAATTGTTCGGCATCCAGGTAGAAATACCCTTGCTGCTTCATTTTATAGGAGATACGTTCCCGTTCTGCTTTAAAGTCATCCAGGCGGTACGGAGCACCCGTTTGCAGATTGGACTCCGGCATTTTTAATATCCTTGCTGCTTCCTGGCGAAGCTGGGTGCTATCGGTGTTGAAGTGGATCGTGTCAAGGTAATATCTTGGTTTCAGGTGGATGGTGTAGCGCGCAATGGCTTTATATTTTTTGTGGATAGTATCTGCCGAAACGGTAGTCTGAAAATAACCTTCCTGTTGCATGGTGCTTTGCAGCATTTGGGCGCTTAAGGCAGTATGAATGGTTTTATCTGTAATAGGGGTGGCTGCGAACCTCCTGCGCATCCACTTGCGAAACCCTTTATCTTTCAGAGGGTCACCAAGTTTGTAATACAGGTAAGCCGGAAAGGGGAAGCCGAGGGTAGCTTTATTCTCTTTTTGCGCCACGGCTGCAATAGCTTTCTTTTCTGCATAGACAGCCTCCTGGGCAGTGGCGCTGGCGGCTTTATCTATAATGATCTCATTACCACCATAGAGTTTCTCTCCGGCTGGCATATGCCGGGAGATGTTGCAGCTGTAAAGCAGCAGTAACAGTAAACTATATGTAATGATTCTTATGCTCATTAAAAATGTTATTGGCTTTTTGAGGAGCGGAACAGTTCTCTGAACCGCTGATAATCCATGGTAATAATAAAGCTGACACCGGTTTCAACAACAAGGCCTTCCAGCATCACCTGTTGTGCATTTTTACGATATACCTTAATACGGAAACGGCCATCGTTGGTAAGTTTGTAGCTGGCATTTATGTTATCCAGCATTTGTGACGAAGATGATGCATAACCCGATAAATCAAAGTTTTTAGCCAGGCTGATCTCCAGTCTGTCCTGGATCATCTTTTTGGTCAGGGCCACATTTACGCCTGCCAGTAGTTTGTCGCTGGTAGAGAGATAGCTTGCATAGGGATTAACTTTGAGAGAAATATTTGCACGCTTGAGTACGCCGGCAGCCAGCAGGTTCAACTCTTCTGCCAATAGCTGGCTCACGCTGCCAAGTACAGCATTGGCAGGGCGCACGGTAGCAAACATGTTTTGTCCCCGATTAGAAATAAACTGATTCAGCAGCAATAACGCAAATGCCTGTTTAGTCATCACAGAAGTATCACTGCGAAACTGGGATAGTTGTGCATTTACATTGGAAAGTACTTCTTTGGATACGGGTTCATCACTTTCTTTCACCTGAATATCGAAACCAATATTAAGACGGGAGAAGTTACCATCGATTTTGAGTAGCACATTAAAAGGGAGTGGTTGCCGGTATGCTTCCAGTGAAGTCGCATCTGTGACCAATGTTTCTACCAGCCCAAGAGGAGGCGCTTTTACTTCGTATCTGGCACGTATACCGAATTGTGGCCTGTAAGGATCTCCGGCCCAGGTAATTGTACTGCCTTTGTCTATCGTAAATTTTCGCCGGAGTATCTGCTGGTAAGTAAGATCATAAGTACCATCTCCTACATAATACACTCCACTCATCCTGAGCTTTCCGCTGGGCAGGACGCTGGTATGCAGGCGGGCATCTCCTTTCAGACTAAGCTGGTCACCATATATTTCATCCAACACAATGGTAACGGCAGCAGTGGAGTCGGTAGTGATGTTCATATCAATCTCTGAGAAATAACTGCTGCCCCCGGCTGTTTCCTGCTGGAGGGAATCCGGCGGAAGTGTTTGCCGTAAGGCGGCTAGGATACGTGTTTTTTCCACAGGGTCACGTAAATCCCTAAAGGTGACCAGACGTTTGGTTTCATCTTCCAGCTGGGTATCTTTCCGGTTTACGTAAGTGATCCTGCTATCTTTGTTCAAACGGATATCACCTTTTATAACAGGTTTGCGGGCATTCCCGGTTATTTTTAGTGCTGTATTGACATAGGCTGTTCCAAAAACAAGTGGATTATTAATAGCAGGGGCATCCAGCAATTGAAAATCATCTGCCTTAACATGGAGGTTTAACTGTGGCTGAAGCAGACCGTTTTGAAATCCGGCTGTTCCGCTAAGGTATAATGTTTTATTCCTGGGATCTCTGAGTTCGAAATCATGAAAGCTGGCTTGCTGATCTTCGAAAGTCAGTGTTTGCTGCTCAATATGGTAATGCATATTGGAGGCAGGAATTCTGAATGCAACCTTATCAAAATCCAGTTTCCCCTGCACTAAAGGTTGCATAAGGGTGCCGTTTACCGCTATTTTTCCCGTTAGTTGCCCACCGGTACTATCCAGCATACCATTACTGAAAGTTTCCAATAAGCGCATGGGGAGTGGGTCGAGGGAGCCATCCAGTTGAAGAGGGTGTGTAGCGTTGTTTAAGGAATAGGTACCCTTAACATTGATATTGGTGCCATTACCTGTGAGTGCGCCTTTGATATCCAGCTGATGGGCTTCCCCTGCTGCAACTGTAAGTTGGAGATCACCCACAGGCTGTTGCCGCAAGCGTATATCTTTTATAGCAATGTTGCCCTTGTAATGAATGATGCTGTCCTGGAGCCCATCGATGATCGTTTGTCCGTTTATTGTTCCCTCCAAAACAGTATCCTGGCCAAGATGTTTCATTAAGGTAGCCAGTTGGAGCTGGCTGATGGTTATCTGTAAAGGTGCATTTCCCTGAGGTATAGCGCTGTTGATGTAAACAGACGTTGTATCACTTGATAGCTGAAGATGATTTACCTGAAGCCCTTTGGGTGAATACCAGATAGCATGATCTTCATTGATGGTGAGAGGCAGGTAATTTGTGATGAGTTTGTTTGGTGTAAGGTGAAAAC contains the following coding sequences:
- a CDS encoding slipin family protein; the protein is MSSKKNVKLGFNPIATMVFLVLVGVAIGCFYLGYINVFFLVLSLIIAILVANSINIADQWEKAVILRMGKYIGLKGPGIFFIIPIIDKIDNYIDQRVRVTEFKAEQTLTKDTVPVNVDAVVYWTVWDVEKAALEVQDYETAIAYIAQTGLRDMIGKHELADLLQERDKVAEVLQKILDEHTDPWGITCQSVGIKDIVIPQILADAMSKEAQAERERRARVILGTAETEIAEKFAKASEQYINNPVALHLRGMNMLFEGLKEKGSMVIVPSSALDSMNLGAMGGLISLSKTNEAAQTPTGTKSNNPDFKV
- a CDS encoding GntR family transcriptional regulator; protein product: MIDFKLDPKTGTPFYRQIIDQIKFGIAAGNLKTGEQLPTVRALAVDLKVNLNTVAKAYKELEIQHILETQQGTGTFISETKVQISAQEKKGKLKEICDEFTTIAFSYGFSIDDIIKQLKKQ
- a CDS encoding DUF4374 domain-containing protein; translation: MFSKRQGSQLLAGLCMTAVSLFSISCSKDKDPVDNGPGNGNGKSKFVFVVYTDGSGGEAGRYIVPIDDPTKGTLSTTGIGVETEAYSFIRQNNRLFGIVYAAQGPTTPYKLDATGKLVQAAASINTEFTGIYGAVNKDAYVGGSVNRSKESAVATLYRFDAVGNKVAGRNTVDLAKITGTDEMAVWTGLSQVGNKVYIPYYCTPGVSGENTKYVDSTWIAVFSYPELAFQKVIRDGRTGFIGNWFGMQGVQQIEDGDVYAWSTAGPSGPLKSTKPSAIIRIKKDTEVFDQSYFFDIEAATGTKLARGEYIGDGKFLMTLYATTETGGVSGGRVKLAIVDVLKKTVTNVSGVPEHAQMSYNMKVYVEADKKTAYYVMKEDSGKLYLYVIDVATATGKQGLYFQGISDVTSITKLDY
- a CDS encoding TonB-dependent receptor, producing the protein MQNKQILLTIMLCLFFGLAKSQSPVTYQLEGVLQDDHNDAIQGVILLVQTGKGTNTSENGSFRFPGLAAGKYTLEIRAMGFKKIIKQVQLPADNARPLIIKLKKDNQGLSAVTVWGKTAAEAVRQQSYNVVAVDAKKLYNTTMDVGQVLNRVSGVRVRESGGVGADINFSLNGFTGQQVKFFVDGMPMDNFGTSFQLNNIPINFAERIEVYKGVVPVWLGGDALGGAVNIVTNTAPRTYLDVSYSYGSFNTHKTAINAGIISKAGLTLQVNAYQNYSDNNYKVDVDVADLETGVYTPMRVRRFHDTYHNEALVTNVGVVGKKYADQLLIGIMLGKNQADIQTGNRMYDVYGGRTRSGNIIQPTLKYTKTNLFVKGLNLRISGMYNPGEERSVDTLFRMYNWLGQWQYKDPNNPETPGGESSRMDYRYKNNNGIGNFNLSYQLNDHHSFVLSNVITSFNRTGVNKFDPDNEADKQPKKTLKNIVGLGYKYDYNERWSTSVFVKNYHQSSKTSILAEGEYYHKNGSVDQWGYGLASTYFILPALQAKVSYEKAYRLPNNDELFGDVINLTGNPDLRPESSDNINVGLNYSFTLKQDHHFVLDGNFIFRNAKDYIRNQLQGVSFTGRTLMVPVNTRDVTNRGIDADVRYTFRDFFTAGVNITYQNLRNNTRIEPGTTIQSPVYRDRIPNMPYLFGNANASFTVRNVGWKDTRLTIGYNMLFAEKSYLRWPSQGSADTKYFVPRQFCHDINAVYSIKNGRYNVGAGISNLFDKALYDNFSLQKPGRAFNIKLRYFFVKNKIN
- a CDS encoding secondary thiamine-phosphate synthase enzyme YjbQ, coding for MKMYQQALRLKQRSRGFHLITTEITRALPELSELKTGMCQVFIRHTSAALTINENADPTVRMDFETYFNKIVPENDPDYEHNDEGPDDMPAHLKSSLLGSAVLIPVHNGKLALGTWQGIYLCEHRDAGGEREVVITAWGI
- a CDS encoding BamA/TamA family outer membrane protein; this encodes MSIRIITYSLLLLLLYSCNISRHMPAGEKLYGGNEIIIDKAASATAQEAVYAEKKAIAAVAQKENKATLGFPFPAYLYYKLGDPLKDKGFRKWMRRRFAATPITDKTIHTALSAQMLQSTMQQEGYFQTTVSADTIHKKYKAIARYTIHLKPRYYLDTIHFNTDSTQLRQEAARILKMPESNLQTGAPYRLDDFKAERERISYKMKQQGYFYLDAEQFTSIADTFSTKHGVNLVVDLAQPLQEKARQQYYIRDIRIYPNYTLNNLEKNDTTAAQLSPGGLQIFDNKHTFKLDMFDDLITYQPGTLYNIQEMERTFNRLYGAGVFRFVTSAPEAVNKPDTPLLNISYYLTPLSRKAIQFETGGNTKSNNSYGVQLALSWSNRNTFKRGELLYVRLNGGADLQFLGREAKSYNYKGGIETGISFPKFLIPFFQGNFSKAYNMRTIFSTGYDMLIRSSLYNIHAYKLNYSYAWKTNVNTDLTLTPLSINYLQHYNIKEADLLDPANASYKNILNTYLSNELIIGSQFNYTYTNHSEITQRNYFAFSGNLELAGNLLGLIKRAGMDGDSLRKLILKVPFAQYTKADLDFRYYHKVSSHVQWANRLFLGIGLPYGNSGFLPLVKQYFAGGSNGLRAFRPQTIGPGAFHIPDTLDTEMQNFFRNTPQSGDIKVELSTELRFPVLGNLQGALFIDAGNVWVKKVSFFYDLAEQVIDSTRTSFSNKTFSSTFYKELGVGGGLGLRLNFPFLIIRADLAMPFRKPWLPEGQRWVFDQIALFSPEWRKENLVLNFGIGYPF